Proteins co-encoded in one Neovison vison isolate M4711 chromosome 9, ASM_NN_V1, whole genome shotgun sequence genomic window:
- the SEC61B gene encoding protein transport protein Sec61 subunit beta — MPGPTPSGTNVGSSGRSPSKAVAARAAGSTVRQRKNASCGTRSAGRTTSAGTGGMWRFYTEDSPGLKVGPVPVLVMSLLFIASVFMLHIWGKYTRS, encoded by the exons ATG CCTGGTCCGACCCCCAGTGGCACTAATGTGGGCTCGTCGGGGCGCTCTCCCAGCAAAGCAGTGGCCGCCCGGGCGGCCGGATCCACGGTCCGGCAGAG aaaaaatgCTAGCTGTGGAACAAGGAGCGCGGGGCGCACGACCTCAGCAGGCACTGGGGGCATGTGGCGATTCTACACAGAAGACTCACCTGGGCTCAAGGT tGGCCCTGTCCCAGTATTGGTTATGAGTCTTCTGTTCATCGCTTCTGTATTTATGTTGCACATTTGGGGCAAGTACACTCGTTCATAG
- the ALG2 gene encoding alpha-1,3/1,6-mannosyltransferase ALG2, which yields MAERVGEDEDPGPNPSVLFLHPDLGVGGAERLVLDAALALQARGCSVKVWTAHYDPSHSFADSRKLQVHCAGDWLPRSLGWGGRGAAVCAYVRMIFLALYVLFLGDEEFDVVVCDQVSACIPVLKLARRRKKILFYCHFPDLLLTRRDSFLKRLYRAPIDWVEEYTTGMADCILVNSRFTAAVFKETFKSLSHIDPHVLYPSLNVTNFDSAVPEKLDELVPKGKKYLFLSINRYERKKNLTLAVEALGELRGRLTSQDWDKVHLIMAGGYDERVLENVEHYQELKEMVRQSDLGQCVTFLRSFSDTQKIALLHGCTCVLYTPSNEHFGIVPLEAMYMQCPVIAVNSGGPLESVVHGVTGFLCEPDPVRFSEAMEKFIHEPSLKATMGLAGRARVKEKFSSAAFTEQLYQYVTKLLV from the exons ATGGCGGAGAGGGTGGGCGAAGACGAGGATCCTGGTCCCAACCCGTCGGTGCTGTTCCTGCACCCGGACCTGGGCGTGGGCGGCGCCGAGCGGCTGGTGCTAGACGCGGCGCTGGCCCTGCAGGCGCGCGGATGTAGCGTCAAGGTCTGGACGGCGCACTACGATCCCAGCCACAGCTTCGCGGACAGTCGCAAGCTGCAGGTGCACTGCGCCGGGGACTGGCTCCCGCGCAGCCTGGGCTGGGGAGGCCGCGGGGCCGCGGTCTGCGCTTACGTGCGCATGATCTTCCTGGCGCTCTACGTGCTGTTCCTCGGCGATGAAGAGTTCGACGTGGTCGTGTGCGACCAG GTGTCTGCCTGCATCCCGGTGCTCAAGCTGGCCAGACGGCGCAAGAAAATCCTGTTTTATTGTCACTTCCCAGATCTGCTTCTCACCAGGAGAGATTCTTTTCTGAAACGCTTGTACAGGGCGCCGATTGACTGGGTAGAGGAATACACCACGGGCATGGCAGACTGCATCTTGGTCAACAGCCGGTTTACGGCTGCCGTTTTTAAGGAAACATTCAAGTCCCTGTCTCACATAGACCCCCATGTCCTCTACCCATCTCTGAATGTCACCAACTTTGACTCTGCTGTTCCTGAGAAGCTTGATGAGCTTGTTCCCAAGGGGAAGAAATACCTGTTCCTCTCCATCAACAgatatgaaaggaagaaaaatctgacTTTGGCAGTGGAAGCCCTAGGAGAACTGCGTGGAAGGTTGACATCCCAGGATTGGGACAAGGTTCATCTAATCATGGCCGGTGGTTATGACGAAAGAGTCCTGGAGAATGTGGAACACTATCAGGAATTGAAGGAAATGGTCCGACAGTCCGACCTTGGACAGTGTGTGACCTTCCTGCGGTCTTTCTCAGACACACAGAAAATCGCACTTCTCCACGGCTGTACCTGTGTGCTTTACACACCGAGCAATGAACACTTCGGCATCGTCCCTTTGGAGGCCATGTACATGCAGTGCCCAGTCATTGCTGTGAATTCGGGTGGGCCCCTGGAGTCCGTCGTCCATGGCGTCACAGGGTTTCTATGTGAACCTGACCCAGTTCGCTTCTCAGAAGCGATGGAAAAGTTCATCCATGAACCTTCCTTAAAAGCCACAATGGGACTGGCTGGGAGAGCCAGGGTGAAGGAAAAGTTCTCCTCTGCAGCTTTTACAGAACAGCTCTACCAGTATGTCACCAAACTGCTGGTATAA